Proteins encoded in a region of the Streptomyces sp. NBC_00513 genome:
- a CDS encoding carbohydrate ABC transporter permease, which produces MTTVTKSAGTTEAERSGGGRRVKKDGGSPPSEGVALNVFSHGFLAVWAVLIVLPLGWLMLGSFKTDSQIGGSALSWPSNWHLDAFSRAWDKGIGDYFANTVIVMVFSVPLTMLLGSMAAYVLARYPFRGNRIIYYFFVSGAMFPVFLALVPLFFMVKRLDMLNTYQGLIMVYVAYSMPFTVFFMYSFFRTLPTAVHEAAVIDGASDTRIFFQVMLPMAKPGLISVGIFNVLGQWNQYILPSVLMQPQSGSDPERYMLTQGLIQLQYQMGYETDLPVLFAGVTIAMIPMLVVYLSFQRQIQAGLTSATLK; this is translated from the coding sequence ATGACCACAGTGACCAAGAGCGCCGGCACGACCGAGGCCGAGCGGTCCGGCGGAGGCCGGCGCGTCAAGAAGGACGGCGGGAGCCCCCCGTCCGAGGGCGTGGCGCTCAATGTCTTCTCGCACGGCTTCCTGGCCGTCTGGGCGGTGCTGATCGTCCTGCCGCTGGGCTGGCTGATGCTCGGCTCCTTCAAGACCGACTCCCAGATCGGCGGCTCGGCACTCAGTTGGCCCTCCAACTGGCACCTCGACGCCTTCTCCCGCGCCTGGGACAAGGGCATCGGCGACTACTTCGCCAACACGGTGATCGTGATGGTGTTCTCGGTCCCGCTGACCATGCTGCTCGGTTCGATGGCGGCGTACGTACTGGCCCGGTACCCCTTCCGGGGGAACCGGATCATTTACTACTTCTTCGTGTCCGGGGCGATGTTCCCCGTGTTCCTGGCGCTGGTACCGCTGTTCTTCATGGTCAAGCGCCTGGACATGCTCAACACGTACCAGGGCCTGATCATGGTGTACGTCGCCTACTCGATGCCCTTCACCGTCTTCTTCATGTACTCGTTCTTCCGCACCCTGCCGACGGCGGTGCACGAGGCGGCGGTCATCGACGGGGCGTCCGACACCCGGATCTTCTTCCAGGTGATGCTGCCCATGGCCAAGCCCGGCCTGATCAGCGTCGGGATATTCAATGTCCTGGGCCAGTGGAACCAGTACATCCTGCCCTCGGTGCTCATGCAGCCCCAGAGCGGATCGGACCCCGAGCGCTACATGCTCACCCAGGGCCTGATCCAACTCCAGTACCAGATGGGCTACGAGACGGACCTGCCGGTGCTGTTCGCCGGTGTGACCATCGCGATGATCCCGATGCTGGTGGTCTACCTGTCCTTCCAGCGACAGATCCAGGCCGGCCTGACCTCCGCCACCCTCAAGTAG
- a CDS encoding ROK family transcriptional regulator, whose protein sequence is MQTPGSQSSLHRANLERVVRAVRLAGSLTQAEIARTTGLSAATVSNIVRELKEAGTVEVTDTSAGGRRARSVSLSGDAGIVIGVDFGHTHLRVAVGNLAHQVLAEESEPLDVDASWVEGFDRAEALVGRLIEGIGVGRDKVIGVGLGVPGPIDVESGTLGSTAILPGWAGINPRQELSQRLGVPVYVDNDANLGALGELVWGSGRGVKDLAYIKVASGVGAGLVINGQIYRGPGGTAGEIGHITLDESGPVCRCGNRGCLETFAAARYVLPLLQGTHGPELTMERVVELAREGDPGCRRVITDVGRHIGSGVASLCNLLNPSRVVLGGSLADAGELVLAPIRESVGRYAIPSAARQLSVLTGSLGGRAEVLGALALVLSEMGDSTLLAENGVGLRTLTAMSSVR, encoded by the coding sequence GTGCAGACTCCCGGATCGCAGTCCTCGCTGCATCGCGCGAATCTTGAACGGGTCGTGCGGGCGGTGCGCCTCGCGGGTTCACTGACCCAGGCGGAGATCGCCCGTACCACCGGACTGTCGGCGGCCACGGTCTCCAACATCGTCCGCGAGCTCAAGGAGGCCGGGACCGTCGAGGTCACCGACACCTCGGCCGGTGGCCGGCGGGCGCGCAGCGTCTCGCTCAGCGGCGACGCGGGCATCGTGATCGGCGTGGACTTCGGCCACACCCACCTGCGGGTGGCCGTCGGGAACCTCGCGCACCAGGTGCTGGCCGAGGAATCCGAGCCGCTGGACGTGGACGCGTCCTGGGTGGAGGGCTTCGACCGGGCCGAGGCGCTGGTCGGGCGGCTGATCGAGGGCATCGGGGTGGGTCGGGACAAGGTCATCGGGGTCGGGCTCGGCGTGCCCGGCCCGATCGACGTCGAGTCCGGAACCCTGGGCTCCACCGCGATCCTGCCGGGCTGGGCGGGCATCAACCCCCGCCAGGAGCTCTCGCAGCGGCTGGGTGTTCCCGTGTACGTGGACAACGACGCGAACCTCGGAGCCCTCGGGGAGCTGGTCTGGGGGAGTGGCCGCGGGGTCAAGGACCTCGCGTACATCAAGGTCGCGAGCGGCGTCGGCGCGGGCCTGGTGATCAATGGTCAGATCTACCGGGGCCCCGGCGGCACGGCCGGCGAGATCGGGCACATCACCCTCGACGAGTCGGGCCCGGTCTGCCGCTGCGGCAACCGCGGCTGCCTGGAGACCTTCGCCGCGGCCCGGTACGTGCTGCCCCTCCTCCAGGGCACCCACGGCCCGGAGCTGACGATGGAGCGGGTGGTGGAGCTGGCCCGCGAGGGCGACCCGGGCTGCCGTCGGGTCATCACCGACGTGGGCCGGCACATCGGCAGCGGTGTGGCGAGCCTGTGCAATCTCCTGAACCCGAGCCGGGTGGTCCTCGGCGGCTCCCTCGCCGACGCCGGTGAACTGGTGCTGGCCCCCATCCGTGAATCAGTGGGGAGGTACGCGATCCCCAGCGCCGCCCGGCAGTTGTCGGTCCTCACGGGGTCGCTCGGCGGGCGTGCGGAGGTGCTGGGGGCGCTGGCCCTCGTCCTCAGTGAGATGGGCGATTCGACGCTTTTGGCGGAGAACGGGGTAGGCCTGCGCACGCTGACGGCCATGTCTTCAGTTAGATAA
- the mgtA gene encoding magnesium-translocating P-type ATPase: MTMLTPRTPTKLAPPGRARRERKAAELEARTRLVGERLVDLSARPGDQVLRDLSAGRHGLTHDEAALRLERHGPNVVARERAPRWYAQLAKAYANPFIAVLVFLAGIMYWQDPADPGVVILSVMIGISGLLRFWQEFRSGRAADALKRLVTTTCAVQRRAGGGSAPTTFEMPMDRVVPGDLVRLAAGDLIPADLRLVTSKDLMVSQAALSGESLPVAKADTRADDPGQTLTRDPVEADNLVLMGTSVTSGTATGVVVATGADTWFGSMAGSLVGERPQTNFDTGVRKVSFLLIRFMLVMVPVVFMINGFTKGDWDEAFLFGIAVAVGLTPEMLPMVVSANLARGAVAMSRRKVVVKRLNAIQNLGAMDVLCTDKTGTLTEDRIVLDRYLDVHGDEDDEVLEYGYLNAHFQTGLRNLMDRAVIDRVDEAEEVVVDARFSMVDEIPFDFARRRMSVVLNRNGIVAGGRAEHVMVTKGAVEEVLSLCTHMTDRGERVELTERLRGHVTRIAEDNNRRGLRVLAVATRTFAGPRDTYTVADEDGLTLVGFLAFLDPPKADAARALRALADKGIEVKVVTGDNDLVAARVCADVGLDVGRVVLGTEIDALDDTGLRATAARTTVFAKVNPVQKARIVRALQADGHTVGFLGDGINDAAALRDADVGISVDTAVDIAKESADIILLEKDLTVLEQGVIQGRTTFGNTIKYIKMTASSNFGNVFSVLVASAFIPFQPMLAIMLLVQNLVYDISQLATPWDRMDEEYLRKPRNWDAKGIGRFMVTIGPVSSIFDISMFLIMWHVFGANSEAGQALFQSGWFIEGLLSQTLIVHMIRTRKIPFIQSRASWPVMVMTVLAVLTGLWLPFSPLAGSLGFVALPAGYFPWLIGVLLAYCTLTQVVKTWYIRRFGTWL; the protein is encoded by the coding sequence ATGACCATGCTCACCCCGCGCACCCCGACGAAGCTCGCACCGCCGGGCCGGGCCCGCCGCGAACGCAAGGCCGCCGAGCTGGAGGCGCGCACCCGACTCGTCGGCGAGCGGCTCGTCGACCTCAGCGCCCGCCCCGGCGACCAGGTCCTGCGGGACCTGTCCGCCGGCCGCCACGGCCTCACCCACGACGAGGCCGCCCTGCGCCTGGAGCGACACGGCCCCAACGTGGTCGCCCGGGAGCGCGCCCCGCGCTGGTACGCGCAGTTGGCGAAGGCGTACGCCAACCCCTTCATCGCCGTCCTGGTCTTCCTGGCCGGGATCATGTACTGGCAGGACCCGGCCGACCCGGGCGTCGTCATCCTCTCCGTGATGATCGGCATCAGCGGACTGCTGCGGTTCTGGCAGGAGTTCCGCTCGGGTCGGGCCGCCGACGCGCTGAAGAGGCTCGTCACCACCACCTGCGCGGTACAGCGTCGCGCCGGCGGGGGCTCGGCTCCGACCACCTTCGAGATGCCCATGGACCGGGTGGTCCCGGGCGACCTGGTCAGGCTGGCGGCCGGCGACCTCATCCCCGCCGACCTGCGGCTCGTCACCTCCAAGGACCTGATGGTCTCTCAGGCCGCCCTGTCCGGGGAGTCGTTGCCGGTGGCCAAGGCCGACACCCGCGCGGACGACCCGGGGCAGACGCTGACGCGCGACCCCGTCGAGGCCGACAACCTGGTCCTGATGGGCACCTCGGTCACCTCCGGCACCGCCACCGGGGTCGTCGTCGCCACCGGCGCCGACACCTGGTTCGGCTCGATGGCCGGCTCGCTCGTCGGCGAGCGCCCGCAGACCAACTTCGACACCGGGGTGCGCAAGGTCAGCTTCCTGCTGATCCGCTTCATGCTGGTCATGGTCCCCGTGGTGTTCATGATCAACGGCTTCACCAAGGGCGACTGGGACGAGGCGTTCCTGTTCGGCATCGCCGTCGCGGTGGGCCTGACCCCCGAGATGCTGCCGATGGTCGTCTCCGCCAACCTGGCGCGCGGCGCGGTCGCCATGTCCCGGCGCAAGGTGGTCGTCAAGCGGCTCAACGCGATCCAGAACCTGGGCGCGATGGACGTGCTCTGCACGGACAAGACAGGCACCCTCACCGAGGACCGGATCGTCCTGGACCGCTACCTCGACGTGCACGGCGACGAGGACGACGAGGTGCTGGAGTACGGCTACCTCAACGCGCACTTCCAGACGGGCCTGCGCAACCTCATGGACCGGGCGGTCATCGACCGCGTCGACGAGGCCGAGGAGGTTGTCGTCGACGCACGGTTCTCGATGGTCGACGAGATCCCCTTCGACTTCGCCAGGCGCCGGATGTCCGTGGTGCTGAACCGCAACGGCATCGTGGCCGGCGGTCGCGCCGAGCACGTCATGGTCACCAAGGGCGCGGTCGAGGAAGTCCTCTCCCTGTGCACCCACATGACGGACCGCGGCGAGAGGGTCGAGCTGACCGAGCGGCTGCGCGGTCACGTCACCCGGATCGCCGAGGACAACAACCGTCGGGGCCTGCGCGTCCTCGCCGTCGCCACCCGTACGTTCGCCGGACCGCGCGACACCTACACGGTCGCCGACGAGGACGGGTTGACCCTGGTCGGCTTCCTCGCCTTCCTCGACCCGCCGAAGGCCGACGCGGCCCGGGCCCTGCGGGCCCTCGCCGACAAGGGCATCGAGGTCAAAGTGGTCACCGGGGACAACGACCTGGTCGCGGCGCGGGTCTGCGCGGACGTCGGCCTCGACGTCGGACGCGTGGTGCTCGGTACCGAGATCGACGCCCTGGACGACACCGGCCTGCGCGCGACGGCCGCCCGCACGACCGTCTTCGCGAAGGTCAACCCGGTCCAGAAGGCCCGGATCGTACGGGCCCTTCAGGCGGACGGTCACACCGTCGGCTTCCTCGGGGACGGCATCAACGACGCCGCCGCGCTGCGCGACGCCGACGTCGGCATCTCGGTGGACACCGCCGTCGACATCGCGAAGGAGTCCGCGGACATCATCCTGCTGGAGAAGGACCTGACCGTCCTGGAGCAGGGTGTGATCCAGGGCCGGACCACCTTCGGCAACACGATCAAGTACATCAAGATGACCGCGTCCTCGAACTTCGGCAACGTCTTCTCGGTGCTGGTGGCGAGCGCGTTCATCCCGTTCCAGCCGATGCTCGCGATCATGCTGCTGGTGCAGAACCTGGTCTACGACATCTCGCAGCTGGCGACCCCCTGGGACCGGATGGACGAGGAGTACCTGCGCAAGCCCCGCAACTGGGACGCCAAGGGCATCGGCCGCTTCATGGTGACCATCGGCCCCGTCAGCTCGATCTTCGACATCTCGATGTTCCTGATCATGTGGCACGTCTTCGGCGCGAACAGCGAGGCCGGGCAGGCGCTCTTCCAGTCCGGCTGGTTCATCGAGGGACTGCTGTCGCAGACCCTGATCGTCCACATGATCCGCACCCGGAAGATCCCCTTCATCCAGTCCCGCGCCTCGTGGCCGGTGATGGTGATGACCGTCCTCGCGGTACTGACCGGGCTCTGGCTGCCCTTCTCGCCGCTGGCCGGCTCGCTGGGCTTCGTGGCCCTGCCGGCGGGGTACTTCCCTTGGCTGATCGGCGTACTCCTCGCGTACTGCACGCTCACTCAGGTCGTGAAGACCTGGTACATCCGCCGGTTCGGCACCTGGCTCTGA